A genomic segment from Aegilops tauschii subsp. strangulata cultivar AL8/78 chromosome 1, Aet v6.0, whole genome shotgun sequence encodes:
- the LOC109744028 gene encoding putative receptor protein kinase ZmPK1, producing MSRFVFSLITLLPLISLLALRSCAAASGGHMLGAGSSLSVEDHERPFLVSPDATFSCGFLPAVDVDNAFYFSLWFTAATDRTAVWTANPGAPVNGRISRVSFGADGKLALADANGTTVWDSKAAGNKYFTVSLLDTGNLRVVDPSTGRAVWQSFEWPTDTLLPSQALTKDTKLVAGYYALYYDNDNVLRLLYDGPEIASIYWPNPGISLSVFDNGRTNYNSSRIGVLDDTGVFLSSDNLRVEASDLGASGVKRRLTIEQDGNVRMYSLDAAGGWTVTWAAVKQPCSVRGLCGKNAVCEYQPFLRCSCAPGYEMVDRRDWRKGCNPTFSLPATNCSTSEQRFTFVKVAHTDFYGYDLGFNQSVTFQYCKSICLSMCSCAAFQYRTDGKGGCYPKGILFNGYTSPTPEGTIYLKLPSDLNAPATPPPAVLDCDQNAAIVPPTYADTYGTPSSGPNLSYLFWFAAVLGFLEALFIATAWWFLSGQESMPSSLVAGYRLVMGTQFRRFTYRELKKATGNFNEELGRGGSGVVYRGVLDKTTVLAVKELTNVVQGEEEFWAEMAVFGRINHINLVRTWGFCSEGKHKLLVYEYVENGSLDRHLFGEDIGKALAWRDRFKIALGAAKGLAYLHHECLEWVIHCDVKPENILLTRDLDPKIADFGLSKLSGRKAVADGMQLSQMRGTTGYMAPEWVLGLPIDAKVDVYSYGIVLLEILMGSRITEQTTVDRAERLQMSQIVQALKQVVANGDVMSLMDSRLNGLFNPQQAMEMLKISLSCMEERSSRPTMDDIFKALIACDDEDEHPAYLS from the coding sequence ATGTCTAGATTCGTTTTTAGTCTTATAACCCTCCTTCCACTTATCTCACTTCTTGCGCTGCGCTCCTGTGCTGCAGCATCGGGAGGACACATGCTGGGCGCCGGGTCATCCCTGTCCGTGGAAGACCACGAGCGGCCCTTCCTGGTGTCGCCGGACGCCACCTTCTCCTGCGGCTTCCTCCCGGCCGTCGACGTCGACAACGCCTTCTACTTCTCCCTCTGGTTCACCGCGGCCACGGACAGGACCGCCGTCTGGACGGCCAACCCCGGCGCCCCCGTGAACGGCCGGATTTCCCGTGTATCCTTCGGTGCCGACGGCAAgctagccctcgccgacgccaaCGGGACGACTGTGTGGGACAGCAAGGCAGCCGGCAACAAGTACTTCACTGTCTCCCTCCTCGACACCGGTAATCTTCGGGTCGTGGACCCGTCCACCGGCCGTGCCGTGTGGCAGAGCTTCGAGTGGCCGACGGACACCCTGCTGCCGTCGCAGGCGCTGACCAAGGACACGAAGCTCGTCGCCGGCTACTACGCCCTCTACTACGACAACGACAACGTGCTGCGGCTCCTGTACGACGGCCCGGAGATCGCCAGCATCTACTGGCCTAACCCGGGCATAAGCCTAAGCGTGTTCGACAACGGCCGGACCAACTACAACAGCTCACGCATCGGCGTCCTCGACGACACCGGTGTGTTCCTCTCCAGCGACAACCTGCGAGTCGAGGCCTCCGACCTGGGCGCCTCCGGCGTCAAGAGGCGGCTAACCATCGAGCAGGACGGAAACGTGAGGATGTACAGCCTCGACGCGGCCGGAGGATGGACTGTCACGTGGGCTGCGGTCAAGCAGCCGTGCTCCGTCCGTGGGCTGTGTGGCAAGAACGCCGTCTGCGAGTACCAGCCGTTCCTCCGGTGCTCCTGCGCGCCGGGGTACGAGATGGTGGACCGCCGGGACTGGAGGAAGGGCTGCAACCCGACCTTCAGCCTCCCCGCCACCAACTGCAGCACGTCGGAACAGCGGTTCACGTTCGTCAAGGTAGCGCACACTGACTTCTACGGCTACGACCTCGGGTTCAACCAGTCCGTCACGTTCCAATACTGCAAGAGCATCTGCTTGAGTATGTGCTCCTGCGCCGCCTTCCAATACAGGACGGATGGCAAGGGCGGATGCTATCCCAAGGGCATCCTGTTCAACGGTTACACGTCGCCCACACCCGAAGGGACCATATATCTCAAGCTGCCTAGCGACCTCAACGCCCCGGCAACGCCGCCACCCGCGGTCCTCGACTGCGATCAAAATGCCGCCATCGTCCCGCCAACATACGCGGACACGTACGGGACACCAAGCAGCGGCCCAAATTTGTCCTATCTTTTTTGGTTCGCCGCGGTGCTAGGATTTCTCGAGGCCCTCTTCATCGCCACGGCGTGGTGGTTCCTGTCAGGCCAGGAGAGCATGCCCAGTTCGCTGGTGGCCGGCTACCGGCTGGTCATGGGGACCCAGTTCAGAAGGTTCACGTATCGAGAGCTCAAGAAAGCGACCGGAAACTTCAACGAAGAGCTCGGTCGCGGCGGTTCCGGCGTGGTGTACCGCGGTGTGCTTGACAAGACCACCGTGCTGGCGGTGAAGGAGCTAACAAACGTGGTGCAGGGCGAGGAGGAGTTCTGGGCGGAGATGGCGGTGTTTGGGAGGATCAACCATATCAACTTGGTGAGGACCTGGGGGTTCTGCTCCGAGGGAAAGCACAAGCTGCTGGTGTACGAGTACGTGGAGAATGGGTCGCTGGACAGGCACCTGTTCGGCGAGGACATCGGCAAGGCACTGGCATGGAGAGACCGGTTCAAGATCGCACTGGGCGCGGCCAAGGGCCTAGCCTACCTCCACCACGAGTGCCTGGAGTGGGTCATCCACTGTGACGTCAAGCCGGAGAACATCCTGCTCACTCGAGACCTCGACCCAAAGATCGCCGACTTCGGGCTGTCCAAGCTATCCGGGAGGAAAGCCGTCGCCGACGGCATGCAACTCTCCCAGATGAGGGGGACGACAGGGTACATGGCACCCGAGTGGGTGCTGGGGCTACCGATCGACGCAAAGGTCGATGTTTACAGCTATGGCATTGTGCTTCTGGAGATCCTGATGGGAAGCCGGATAACTGAACAGACGACAGTGGACCGCGCCGAGCGGCTGCAGATGAGCCAAATTGTGCAGGCCCTGAAGCAGGTGGTGGCGAATGGAGACGTCATGTCGTTGATGGATAGCAGGCTGAACGGGCTGTTCAACCCTCAACAAGCCATGGAAATGTTGAAGATCTCCTTATCGTGCATGGAGGAGAGGAGCAGCAGGCCGACCATGGACGACATTTTTAAAGCTCTTATAGCATGCGATGACGAGGACGAACACCCTGCGTACTTGTCGTGA